In one window of Lacticaseibacillus casei DSM 20011 = JCM 1134 = ATCC 393 DNA:
- a CDS encoding ABC transporter substrate-binding protein, translating into MKKQNWVKRVLLAMLTITLVAVLTACGSNSSKSSSTTKSDSGKRVTITFWHGMNGPYQKAINQIITDFNKSQKQYKVVGTAQGNYTALQQKIMAAAKSRNLPTIAQTTYTTVPDYVKNGFITPLDQYMLKGDNKMSASDLKDIYPAFLSSSKYQGKYYSVPFSKSTRILFYNEALMKKYNIDKPKSWEDIKKDADKLKADGVAAIGFDKSFDMEFEGLARQAGNPLISAKPLKANLDSKKTITAANFIMDMVNNGEAKTAGEDIYGDKNFTSGKTLFYAGSSAGITNMKQNAPKDFKWGTMPLPSYKGKKATELAGNDIVLFKSASTDQQKGAWAFMKFLLSEKETSKWAQLTGYVPLRKSAVQSADFKKYLNENETSKAAVDSLGFGFQSTAFIGFSEYRNDLLNAVDAMLTKHEKPEQALKTLQGQAETIIKTNK; encoded by the coding sequence ATGAAAAAGCAAAATTGGGTAAAACGAGTCTTACTTGCAATGCTGACGATCACACTGGTTGCTGTCTTGACCGCGTGTGGTAGCAACAGCAGCAAATCCAGTTCCACGACTAAGAGCGATTCAGGCAAACGTGTCACCATCACCTTCTGGCATGGCATGAACGGTCCTTACCAAAAAGCCATCAACCAGATCATTACCGATTTCAACAAGAGTCAAAAGCAATACAAGGTGGTCGGAACCGCGCAAGGTAACTACACGGCTCTGCAGCAAAAGATCATGGCTGCGGCCAAGTCACGCAACCTGCCAACCATTGCCCAGACCACTTACACGACCGTTCCTGATTACGTTAAAAACGGTTTTATCACCCCACTCGATCAGTACATGCTGAAGGGTGACAACAAGATGAGTGCCAGCGACTTGAAGGATATTTATCCAGCCTTCCTGTCAAGCTCGAAGTATCAAGGCAAGTACTACAGTGTACCTTTCTCCAAATCAACCCGAATCCTTTTCTATAATGAAGCACTGATGAAGAAGTACAACATCGACAAGCCTAAGAGTTGGGAAGACATCAAGAAAGATGCCGACAAGCTGAAGGCTGATGGCGTTGCCGCGATTGGTTTTGACAAGAGTTTCGATATGGAATTCGAAGGTTTAGCCCGTCAAGCCGGCAATCCGCTCATTTCCGCCAAGCCATTGAAAGCCAACTTGGACAGCAAGAAGACCATCACCGCCGCCAACTTCATCATGGACATGGTCAACAATGGTGAAGCCAAAACTGCAGGTGAAGATATTTACGGCGACAAGAACTTCACTTCCGGTAAAACTCTCTTCTATGCGGGTTCAAGTGCCGGAATCACGAACATGAAGCAAAATGCACCTAAAGACTTCAAGTGGGGCACCATGCCGCTGCCAAGCTACAAAGGCAAGAAAGCGACCGAACTCGCCGGTAATGACATCGTCCTCTTCAAGTCCGCTTCAACCGACCAGCAAAAAGGTGCTTGGGCATTCATGAAGTTCCTGCTATCTGAAAAGGAAACTTCCAAGTGGGCCCAGTTGACCGGTTATGTTCCGCTGCGTAAGTCCGCGGTTCAATCAGCTGACTTCAAGAAGTATTTGAATGAAAACGAAACCAGCAAGGCTGCTGTTGATTCCCTCGGCTTCGGTTTCCAGTCCACGGCATTCATCGGCTTCTCGGAATATCGTAACGATCTTCTGAACGCGGTTGATGCCATGCTAACGAAACACGAAAAGCCGGAACAGGCATTAAAGACCTTGCAAGGCCAAGCTGAAACCATTATCAAGACAAATAAGTAA
- a CDS encoding carbohydrate ABC transporter permease, with the protein MAKKLSKVLLYLIVILGAITMLIPFLWMISTSLKTAPETIAVPPIWIPKSLQWGNYVKAWNEAPFGQYFINSIIVTVVTTVGQLFTSILAAFAFARLKFYGKNILFIIFLGTMMIPGEMLIIPNFVTLSHLGQIDHYGALILPWLASFFTVFTLRQTFQSTPDQIYYAAKIDGASDWKYLWQVLVPMSKSTITAVTVLQVIGSWNAFMWPLIVTNSDKMRTLPVGLQAFTTDAGTQYQLLMAASTFVIIPMVILYIFLQKYIIAGISKAGLKG; encoded by the coding sequence ATGGCTAAAAAGCTCAGTAAGGTTTTACTTTATCTGATCGTTATTTTAGGGGCCATCACCATGCTGATCCCCTTCTTATGGATGATCTCGACGTCATTGAAAACAGCACCGGAAACCATTGCGGTACCGCCGATCTGGATTCCCAAGTCCCTCCAGTGGGGCAATTACGTCAAGGCATGGAATGAAGCACCGTTTGGTCAGTACTTTATTAACAGTATTATCGTCACAGTCGTCACCACGGTCGGCCAGCTTTTCACCAGTATTCTTGCCGCATTCGCCTTCGCACGGCTGAAGTTTTACGGCAAAAATATTTTGTTCATCATCTTTTTGGGAACGATGATGATTCCTGGGGAAATGCTGATCATTCCTAACTTTGTGACCCTGTCACACTTAGGGCAAATCGACCACTACGGCGCGTTGATTCTGCCATGGTTGGCTAGTTTCTTTACAGTTTTCACGTTGCGTCAAACATTCCAATCCACACCGGATCAGATTTATTACGCTGCCAAAATCGATGGCGCCTCGGATTGGAAATATCTATGGCAGGTGCTTGTCCCGATGAGCAAGTCCACCATCACGGCGGTGACCGTCCTTCAAGTCATCGGTTCATGGAACGCCTTCATGTGGCCGTTGATCGTCACCAACTCCGATAAGATGCGGACCCTGCCAGTCGGCTTGCAGGCCTTCACGACCGATGCCGGCACACAATATCAACTTTTGATGGCGGCTTCTACTTTCGTCATCATTCCAATGGTCATTTTGTATATCTTCTTGCAGAAGTACATTATTGCTGGGATTTCTAAAGCTGGATTGAAAGGATAA
- a CDS encoding carbohydrate ABC transporter permease yields the protein MLNEKASLKSTAKAALYLLPMLVITITFNIWPIINSFLMSLYTKYDFYTDKVSGWGFDNFVYLWNDPDFHLAVRNTLVFVVGVVPITVILSLIIALLLNQVKIISGFFRTVYFLPFVTSTVAIAMVWNWMFHGNYGLVNYFLSWFSVHPINWLTDPHYALLALIIMSIWKSLGFNIILFLVGLNNIDHGYYEAAEIDGANARQRFWNITIPMLSPITFLVSVNGIIGSFKVFDEIFALFQGTPGPGKADLTIVYYLYQKFYTEYKYPIAAASGVVLFFLILLVTLVQLWYSRKHVHY from the coding sequence ATGCTAAATGAAAAAGCCAGCTTAAAATCGACAGCCAAGGCAGCGTTGTATTTGCTGCCGATGCTCGTCATTACCATTACCTTTAACATCTGGCCGATCATCAATTCTTTTTTAATGAGCCTTTACACCAAGTATGACTTTTACACGGATAAGGTCAGCGGCTGGGGATTCGACAATTTCGTCTATCTTTGGAATGATCCGGATTTTCACCTTGCCGTCCGCAATACCTTGGTCTTTGTAGTTGGCGTGGTGCCGATAACGGTCATTCTGTCGCTGATCATTGCGTTGCTGCTGAATCAGGTCAAGATCATTTCCGGCTTTTTCCGAACTGTCTACTTCTTGCCGTTCGTTACCAGTACCGTCGCCATTGCCATGGTCTGGAACTGGATGTTTCATGGCAATTACGGCCTGGTCAATTACTTCTTGAGTTGGTTTAGTGTTCATCCGATTAACTGGCTGACCGACCCGCACTATGCCTTGCTGGCGCTGATCATTATGAGTATTTGGAAAAGTCTTGGTTTTAACATCATTCTCTTCCTGGTTGGCTTGAACAACATTGATCATGGCTACTATGAAGCGGCGGAAATCGACGGTGCGAATGCTCGTCAACGATTCTGGAACATCACCATTCCGATGCTTTCGCCGATTACCTTCCTGGTTTCGGTCAATGGGATTATCGGTAGCTTTAAAGTCTTCGATGAAATCTTTGCCTTGTTCCAAGGAACACCGGGACCGGGTAAGGCCGATTTGACGATTGTGTATTACTTGTACCAGAAGTTTTACACCGAGTATAAGTATCCGATCGCCGCGGCATCAGGCGTTGTGCTTTTCTTCCTCATCTTGCTCGTGACACTCGTGCAGTTGTGGTATTCGCGCAAGCACGTTCACTATTAA
- a CDS encoding ABC transporter ATP-binding protein: MKVTFKDVTMSYDGKTDTLKDLNFTIPDGTLVSLLGPSGGGKTTTLNLISGLLSPTAGQIFFGDTDVTKKDALARKVGMVFQNYSLYPHLSVLDNIAFPLKMAKVSKAERHAKAKDLAKLVHVEDQLDKKPGALSGGQQQRVAIARALAKSPSLLLLDEPLSNLDARLRIEMREEIRRIQRETGVTTIFVTHDQDEALHISDNIMVLANGSIQQFSSPQTLYDQPNNLFVAKFIGEPVINTIPAQALAADLAGAVPEDILKQAETAGIRSEALIPYDAGENVLAKLHGKITQSSKYGREATANITYNGEHLLSTEMAGVSGSQPELDFYLTKSGFFLFDQSGALIFGGESHAK; the protein is encoded by the coding sequence TTGAAAGTTACTTTCAAGGACGTCACGATGTCCTACGATGGCAAGACAGATACCCTGAAGGATCTGAATTTTACCATTCCCGACGGCACGCTGGTTTCCCTGCTGGGTCCTTCCGGCGGCGGTAAAACCACAACGTTGAATTTGATTTCAGGGTTGTTGTCCCCTACTGCTGGGCAAATCTTTTTTGGTGACACCGATGTGACCAAAAAAGATGCCTTAGCCCGTAAAGTCGGCATGGTATTTCAGAACTACAGTCTGTATCCGCACTTGTCAGTGTTAGACAATATCGCCTTTCCGCTGAAAATGGCTAAAGTCAGCAAGGCCGAGCGCCACGCTAAAGCTAAGGATCTTGCCAAGTTGGTCCATGTCGAAGACCAGCTTGACAAGAAACCGGGTGCCTTGTCTGGCGGCCAACAGCAGCGTGTCGCTATTGCGCGGGCGCTGGCCAAATCACCAAGCCTATTGTTGCTGGATGAACCGCTCTCCAATCTTGATGCGCGGCTGCGAATCGAGATGCGGGAAGAGATTCGCCGAATTCAGCGCGAAACCGGCGTTACGACCATCTTCGTCACCCATGACCAGGATGAAGCCTTGCATATTTCCGACAATATCATGGTTCTGGCCAATGGGTCGATTCAGCAGTTCAGTTCACCGCAGACACTCTACGATCAGCCTAATAACCTGTTTGTAGCTAAGTTTATCGGCGAACCTGTCATTAACACCATTCCGGCACAGGCCTTAGCTGCCGATCTTGCAGGAGCCGTTCCGGAAGATATCTTGAAGCAGGCCGAAACCGCCGGCATTCGCAGTGAGGCACTCATCCCTTACGATGCCGGTGAGAATGTGTTGGCCAAACTCCATGGCAAGATTACCCAAAGTTCTAAATATGGCCGGGAAGCCACCGCCAATATTACTTACAACGGTGAACATCTCTTGTCGACCGAAATGGCCGGTGTTTCCGGTAGTCAACCGGAGTTGGATTTTTATCTCACCAAATCAGGATTTTTTCTCTTTGATCAGTCTGGCGCCTTGATTTTTGGTGGTGAAAGTCATGCTAAATGA
- a CDS encoding GNAT family N-acetyltransferase, which translates to MIIRPSKPADAAQVAPLIDIVFTEMEIPQLMRVPKKTLYAVLQQAFLLPTYRYGYPQMLVADQNGKIEGIAVGYLHEQEAHIDDALQPLLPKLGLTPQSSLFTDTETYPGEWYLDTLAVAPSAQGHGIGTKLLQAVDPVARARKADVVSLNVDQQNPRAKKLYERNGFVKKGELMIGSHRYDHMVRPVGE; encoded by the coding sequence GTGATCATACGTCCAAGTAAACCTGCGGATGCTGCTCAAGTAGCACCACTAATTGATATTGTTTTTACCGAAATGGAAATTCCACAACTGATGCGCGTGCCGAAGAAGACGCTTTATGCAGTATTGCAACAGGCATTTCTTCTGCCGACTTATCGCTACGGCTATCCCCAGATGCTCGTGGCCGATCAAAATGGCAAAATTGAAGGCATCGCAGTCGGATATCTGCACGAACAGGAGGCACACATTGATGACGCCTTGCAACCGTTATTGCCAAAGCTGGGCTTAACGCCACAATCCTCGCTGTTTACGGATACGGAAACTTACCCGGGAGAATGGTATCTGGACACGCTGGCAGTGGCGCCGAGCGCTCAGGGTCATGGTATTGGCACAAAATTGTTGCAAGCCGTTGATCCGGTTGCGCGCGCCCGCAAAGCGGATGTTGTCAGTTTGAATGTTGACCAGCAAAATCCGCGCGCCAAGAAACTATATGAACGCAATGGCTTTGTCAAAAAAGGTGAACTCATGATCGGCAGTCATCGTTATGATCATATGGTTCGGCCGGTGGGTGAGTAG